The Streptococcus oralis Uo5 genome includes a window with the following:
- a CDS encoding Txe/YoeB family addiction module toxin — protein MLLKFTEDAWADYCYWQNQDKKTLKRINKLIKDIQRDPFVGMGKPEPLKYDYQGAWSRRIDAENRLIYMIVGDSVAFLSFKDHY, from the coding sequence ATGCTGCTCAAGTTTACAGAAGATGCCTGGGCAGATTATTGCTATTGGCAAAACCAAGATAAGAAGACATTAAAAAGAATCAATAAATTAATCAAAGATATTCAACGCGATCCTTTTGTAGGAATGGGGAAACCAGAACCGCTCAAGTATGATTATCAAGGAGCCTGGTCACGGCGCATTGATGCAGAAAATCGCTTGATTTATATGATAGTTGGGGATAGCGTGGCTTTCTTGTCCTTCAAAGATCATTACTAA
- a CDS encoding type II toxin-antitoxin system Phd/YefM family antitoxin, whose protein sequence is MEAVLYSTFRNHLKDYMKKVNDEFEPLTVVNKNPDEDIVVLSKSEWDSIQETLRIAQNKELSDKVLRGMAQVRAGSTQVHVIEE, encoded by the coding sequence ATGGAAGCAGTTCTTTACTCAACATTCCGAAATCATTTAAAGGACTACATGAAGAAGGTAAACGATGAATTTGAGCCTTTGACGGTGGTCAATAAAAATCCAGATGAGGATATTGTAGTCCTTTCAAAGAGCGAATGGGACAGTATTCAGGAAACCCTGAGAATCGCTCAAAATAAGGAACTTTCTGACAAGGTCTTGCGAGGAATGGCTCAAGTTCGTGCTGGAAGCACTCAGGTACATGTGATTGAGGAGTGA
- a CDS encoding P-loop NTPase fold protein produces MKNIMTRILNFFLNFKQLLKYPFQRPSWSSNVRVVEWYKIFIASIWVLYLALEIEQFKRFALPIYKFVSNYNFLKDIISILYVNRVIILLALTIPTILFWFLDIIFKKVSYKKLNPELFPEYDLDDYPYQTHLVEFLNSSDSIHNVFWLDGSWGSGKTFFIKTFFENQIYKKKEIYYISCFGIKTREQAEKILINEIEKQSILGNLDFIPLVGGVFKWFFKTVGTDLMKRDSIIIFDDFERISYAETSDSPSDYNDLLGYIDYLSENKRFKIIVILNSEEIKSTKKNLIDSKFKLNQNRMASTEEVIDNILKKSKLRDDDLGKILSLIYKIYYVDIDERVLEDKNNNSKVKKPSLREFQKSLEELSNITDNEKADYIINWMNGREETESVLMSLVKYFEDKPINLDMEYLYNILESELYQYKIDKVILKEKYSSTYSENVIKNIKRKMRYFKRLLYFLWKKGSEIEELRTLGYEYNQNIDLEFEISKGYRCEKLEYKKAKEFFEKDPRKRYRNYLN; encoded by the coding sequence ATGAAAAATATAATGACGAGGATTCTTAATTTTTTTCTGAATTTTAAACAGCTACTGAAATATCCATTTCAAAGGCCATCATGGAGTAGTAATGTTAGAGTCGTTGAGTGGTACAAAATATTTATAGCTAGTATATGGGTACTGTATCTTGCACTTGAGATTGAACAATTTAAACGCTTTGCTTTACCTATTTATAAATTTGTGTCTAATTATAATTTTTTAAAAGATATTATTTCAATTTTGTATGTGAATCGTGTAATAATATTGTTAGCACTGACTATACCAACAATACTGTTCTGGTTTTTAGACATAATATTTAAAAAAGTTAGTTATAAGAAACTAAACCCAGAGCTATTTCCAGAATATGACTTGGATGACTATCCTTATCAAACTCATCTGGTGGAGTTTTTAAATAGTTCAGATTCTATTCATAATGTCTTCTGGTTGGATGGTTCTTGGGGGAGTGGGAAAACATTTTTTATAAAGACGTTTTTTGAAAATCAAATTTATAAAAAGAAAGAAATCTACTATATTTCCTGCTTTGGGATAAAAACAAGAGAGCAAGCCGAGAAAATATTGATTAATGAAATAGAAAAACAATCCATACTCGGAAATTTGGACTTTATTCCACTTGTTGGAGGAGTTTTTAAATGGTTCTTTAAAACAGTTGGAACGGATTTGATGAAGCGAGATTCTATCATTATTTTTGATGATTTTGAACGGATTTCATATGCAGAAACATCAGATAGCCCTTCAGATTACAATGATTTATTGGGTTATATTGACTATCTTTCTGAGAATAAAAGGTTTAAAATTATTGTAATTTTAAATAGTGAGGAAATAAAATCAACAAAGAAAAATCTCATTGATAGTAAATTTAAGCTAAACCAAAATCGAATGGCATCTACAGAAGAAGTTATAGATAACATCTTGAAAAAGAGTAAATTGAGAGATGATGATCTTGGAAAAATTTTATCGCTAATTTATAAAATTTATTATGTAGATATAGATGAGAGAGTTTTAGAAGATAAAAATAATAATTCAAAAGTTAAAAAACCAAGTTTAAGAGAGTTCCAGAAGTCATTAGAAGAACTTTCAAATATAACTGATAATGAGAAAGCAGACTACATCATCAATTGGATGAATGGTCGCGAGGAAACAGAGAGTGTACTTATGTCACTTGTGAAATATTTTGAGGATAAACCAATAAATTTAGATATGGAATATCTGTATAATATCTTGGAGAGTGAGCTTTATCAGTATAAGATTGATAAAGTGATTCTAAAAGAGAAATATTCTAGTACTTACTCGGAAAATGTTATTAAAAATATTAAAAGAAAGATGCGTTATTTTAAAAGATTGTTATATTTTTTGTGGAAAAAAGGTTCGGAGATAGAAGAGTTAAGAACCTTGGGATATGAATATAACCAAAATATCGATCTTGAATTTGAAATTTCCAAAGGATATCGTTGCGAAAAATTAGAATATAAAAAAGCAAAAGAATTTTTCGAAAAAGATCCTCGAAAAAGATATAGAAACTATTTAAATTAG